The following proteins come from a genomic window of Paeniglutamicibacter kerguelensis:
- the helR gene encoding RNA polymerase recycling motor ATPase HelR, translating to MTQVKTTAFNLPAHLAAKADPMLIARDEQHFAAIARSLDLQIADLARHLDAQRKAPGGKGQEGVERDAEIRRISSRLGLLQRYGMDLCLGRLVMTDDPEPVYIGRIGLTDGDGRRLLVDWRAPAAEPFFAATHANTMGLASRRRYRWTRGRVGDYWDEAFTRDGLESNAALDDQSAFIASLGGSRSPRMRDVVGTIQADQDAIIRAGSRGALVVDGGPGTGKTVVALHRAAYLLYSDPRLGERRGSVLFVGPHQPYLAYVADVLPSLGEEGVQTCTLRDLVAEGGTAAVESDPEIARLKSLATMVKAIEPAVAMYEQPPSEGLLVETPWAELWLGPADWADAFGAAEPGTPHNEARDQVWEALLSILAGKLANDGEASEDGGVPSGLLRRALLQNTELAGAFNRAWPLFDATVLVANLFSAPGYLHACAPWLTDAEVRLLQRPDPRAWTVSDLPLLDAARQRLGDPQASRRRQAHRAAVAAEREQMARVVDELIAADDDGTGLVTMLRQADLQPVIIDEDALAENNPDRLAGPFAHIVVDEAQELTDAQWHMLLSRCPSRSFTIVGDRAQARHGFTESWGQRLERVGFRDIAMASLNINYRTPTEVMMEAEPAIRAALHDANVPTSVRSSGIPVVHAHVRELDSILQRWLAAHEDGIACVIGDPAFTSTSRIRSLTPELAKGLEFDLVVLVDPEEFGTSIEGAVDRYVSMTRATQRLVLLSGRSAPAAPQGNVATRNSTP from the coding sequence ATGACCCAGGTCAAGACCACTGCGTTCAACCTCCCCGCCCACCTGGCCGCCAAGGCCGACCCGATGCTGATAGCCCGCGACGAACAGCACTTCGCGGCGATCGCCCGGAGCCTGGACCTGCAGATCGCCGACCTTGCCCGGCACCTCGATGCCCAGCGCAAGGCACCGGGCGGCAAGGGCCAGGAGGGAGTGGAACGCGACGCCGAAATCCGCCGGATCAGCTCCAGGTTGGGCCTTCTGCAGCGCTACGGCATGGACCTCTGCCTGGGTCGCCTTGTCATGACCGACGATCCGGAACCCGTGTACATCGGGCGGATCGGCCTGACCGACGGTGACGGCCGCAGGCTTCTTGTCGATTGGCGGGCACCTGCCGCAGAACCGTTCTTCGCCGCAACCCACGCCAACACGATGGGCCTTGCGAGCCGCCGCCGGTACCGCTGGACCCGCGGCCGGGTCGGCGACTACTGGGACGAGGCGTTCACGCGGGACGGGCTGGAATCCAACGCCGCGCTCGATGACCAGTCCGCTTTCATCGCGAGCCTCGGCGGCAGCCGGTCGCCCAGGATGCGCGACGTTGTCGGCACCATCCAGGCGGACCAGGACGCAATCATCCGTGCCGGATCCCGCGGGGCGCTGGTTGTCGACGGCGGCCCCGGCACCGGCAAGACGGTCGTGGCCCTGCACCGGGCCGCCTACCTGCTCTACTCGGACCCGCGACTCGGCGAGCGCCGGGGTTCGGTGCTGTTCGTCGGTCCGCACCAGCCCTACCTGGCCTATGTTGCGGACGTGCTGCCGAGCCTTGGCGAGGAGGGCGTGCAGACCTGCACCCTGCGGGACCTGGTCGCCGAGGGCGGCACCGCCGCCGTCGAATCCGACCCGGAGATTGCCCGACTGAAGTCCCTGGCCACCATGGTGAAGGCCATCGAACCGGCCGTTGCCATGTATGAGCAGCCACCCTCCGAGGGCCTGCTGGTGGAGACCCCCTGGGCGGAACTCTGGCTGGGCCCCGCCGACTGGGCGGACGCGTTCGGGGCCGCGGAACCTGGAACGCCCCACAACGAGGCCCGCGACCAGGTCTGGGAGGCGCTGCTGTCGATCCTGGCCGGCAAGCTCGCCAACGACGGGGAAGCCAGCGAAGACGGTGGCGTTCCCTCTGGACTGTTGCGCCGCGCCCTGCTGCAGAACACGGAACTGGCCGGGGCCTTCAACCGGGCGTGGCCGCTTTTCGACGCAACGGTCCTCGTCGCGAACCTGTTCTCCGCACCCGGGTACCTGCACGCATGCGCACCCTGGCTCACCGACGCGGAGGTCCGCCTGCTGCAGCGCCCGGACCCCCGGGCCTGGACCGTGTCCGACCTGCCGCTGCTGGACGCGGCACGGCAACGCCTCGGCGACCCGCAAGCCTCCCGGCGCCGGCAGGCGCACCGGGCCGCCGTCGCCGCCGAGCGGGAACAGATGGCCAGGGTCGTTGACGAGTTGATCGCGGCGGACGACGACGGCACGGGCCTCGTGACAATGTTGCGCCAGGCGGACCTCCAGCCGGTCATCATCGACGAGGACGCCCTGGCGGAGAACAACCCGGACCGGCTGGCCGGCCCGTTTGCGCACATCGTCGTCGACGAGGCACAGGAACTGACCGATGCCCAGTGGCACATGCTGCTGAGCCGCTGCCCGTCGCGGAGCTTCACCATCGTCGGGGACAGGGCCCAGGCCAGGCACGGATTCACCGAGTCGTGGGGGCAACGCCTGGAACGCGTAGGGTTCCGCGACATCGCCATGGCTTCCCTGAACATCAATTACCGCACGCCGACGGAGGTCATGATGGAGGCAGAACCGGCGATCCGGGCCGCCCTGCACGATGCCAACGTGCCGACCTCGGTGCGCAGCAGCGGCATCCCTGTGGTCCACGCACACGTCAGGGAACTGGATTCGATCCTGCAGCGATGGCTGGCCGCGCACGAGGACGGCATTGCCTGTGTCATCGGGGATCCCGCGTTCACATCTACCTCACGCATCAGGTCGCTGACCCCGGAACTGGCCAAGGGCCTCGAGTTCGACCTCGTTGTCCTCGTCGACCCGGAGGAATTCGGGACCAGCATCGAGGGTGCCGTCGACCGCTACGTCTCGATGACCCGGGCCACCCAAAGGCTTGTGCTGCTCTCCGGCCGCAGTGCCCCGGCAGCGCCTCAAGGAAATGTGGCAACCCGCAACTCAACGCCGTAG
- a CDS encoding siderophore-interacting protein, whose protein sequence is MQFCEPARVIDAQYLTPHMIRIRLEILGNWRWPTHGIGDDKIDLAFPRAGETRADVEYFNRDDYGSGASTGEPPWRHYTVRRVHDGGAVLDIDFVVHEGGFASEWAARAEPGQVLGVFSTDAPRAYFAPPGNMRQLLLVADATGLPGLGRIIEGLPPGTAAHAIVEVPSEDDQQLFETAAEVTFDWLIGTGLGRTRSALPKAVEAWSAPTELDYAWVACEAAASRRIRRHLRAGLGLDRRSHIAVGYWTDGHIGHFEQDEHQHQHDAAH, encoded by the coding sequence ATGCAGTTCTGCGAACCCGCCCGCGTGATTGACGCGCAATATCTCACTCCCCATATGATCCGCATCCGCCTGGAAATTCTGGGCAACTGGCGGTGGCCGACCCACGGGATTGGCGACGATAAGATCGACCTCGCATTCCCGCGAGCAGGGGAGACCAGGGCCGACGTCGAATATTTTAACCGCGACGACTATGGCTCGGGCGCATCCACGGGCGAGCCCCCATGGCGGCATTACACGGTGCGCCGCGTGCACGACGGCGGCGCCGTCCTCGACATCGACTTCGTGGTGCACGAGGGCGGATTCGCCTCCGAGTGGGCTGCTCGCGCGGAACCCGGGCAGGTGCTCGGCGTGTTCAGCACGGACGCACCCCGCGCCTACTTCGCTCCGCCCGGCAATATGCGGCAGCTGCTGCTCGTGGCCGACGCGACGGGACTGCCCGGACTAGGGCGCATCATCGAGGGTCTGCCGCCCGGAACGGCGGCGCACGCAATCGTCGAGGTGCCGTCCGAGGATGACCAGCAGCTGTTCGAAACCGCTGCGGAGGTCACCTTCGATTGGCTCATCGGCACCGGCCTTGGACGGACCCGCAGTGCGCTGCCCAAGGCCGTCGAGGCTTGGTCTGCACCGACCGAACTCGATTATGCCTGGGTGGCCTGCGAGGCGGCCGCGAGCCGTCGTATCCGTCGTCACCTGCGCGCAGGGCTCGGGCTTGATCGCCGCAGTCACATCGCCGTTGGGTACTGGACTGATGGGCACATTGGACACTTCGAGCAGGACGAGCACCAGCACCAGCACGACGCGGCGCACTGA
- a CDS encoding ABC transporter permease, translating into MFEYIRFAVVILAMVLAATALLPHAGIRLGALPLVAIIRAGVQLAAITLLLRGVESVPWTAVLFVILMLSTASFTTARRAASLPLGARAGIAETVCGALLSLAVILGTGLVGLGAQSVIAVAGIIIGGRMTASTMALRHYLVNVRAQRGEVEGWLALGAWPRESTKTARSMAVREALIPNLDQTKSTGLVTLPGAFVGALFGGAPALEAAQFQLVVLAGLALGGTVTALVATHIAAGSSRLPLDEQASS; encoded by the coding sequence GTGTTTGAATACATCAGGTTTGCCGTGGTCATCCTTGCGATGGTCCTTGCAGCGACGGCCTTGTTGCCCCATGCGGGCATCCGACTGGGCGCGCTTCCGCTGGTGGCAATCATTCGCGCCGGGGTCCAGCTGGCCGCAATCACCCTACTGCTGCGCGGGGTCGAATCCGTCCCGTGGACGGCCGTGCTCTTTGTCATCCTTATGCTTTCGACGGCGTCTTTCACCACGGCCCGGCGAGCGGCATCCCTGCCTCTGGGCGCACGCGCCGGCATAGCGGAGACCGTCTGCGGGGCATTGCTATCCCTCGCTGTCATCCTGGGAACCGGACTGGTCGGTTTGGGGGCCCAATCGGTCATTGCCGTCGCCGGCATCATCATTGGTGGACGCATGACCGCTTCAACAATGGCGCTGCGCCACTATCTGGTGAATGTGCGCGCACAGCGCGGCGAGGTCGAGGGCTGGCTCGCGCTCGGTGCATGGCCTCGCGAATCCACCAAGACCGCACGGAGCATGGCCGTGCGCGAAGCCCTGATCCCGAACCTCGACCAAACCAAGTCAACCGGACTTGTCACGCTGCCCGGCGCCTTCGTTGGCGCCCTCTTTGGCGGCGCCCCCGCTTTGGAGGCAGCCCAGTTCCAGCTGGTGGTGCTCGCCGGCCTTGCCTTGGGCGGAACCGTGACGGCATTGGTCGCAACCCACATCGCAGCAGGGTCGTCCCGGCTTCCGCTCGATGAGCAAGCATCCAGCTGA
- a CDS encoding inorganic phosphate transporter — MTALSLMMYLVLACTCGFAFLNGFRDASNSVAAAVRTRALTPTYAVLVASFFTFVGTMLSTSFGVYLISAVELNVPDGTPGLTLLLAALLAAGAWGILCWWRGLPISSTHALISALAGASGASAFLGDDGVHDSLRMLFGGVLLPLVFTPLVAFAFSYLLVVPATWLVRHSSAADVNGVSRAGQAVAACAVALGHGIQDGQRTGAMLTLTLVTAHAAQPGSIMLGTQLLGATFLSAGVLFGGWRIAHTIAYRLVSLDPLRGMIAQSVSATMLFLGAMVFHLPLSTTQAVTSSIVGAGANQRFESVIWRNVNRVLRHWVATPVVCALLAGVLLLAMHPLLG; from the coding sequence ATGACCGCTCTATCCCTGATGATGTACCTTGTCCTGGCATGCACCTGCGGTTTTGCTTTTCTCAACGGTTTTCGAGATGCCTCGAATTCCGTTGCGGCAGCGGTGCGCACCCGGGCGCTGACCCCCACCTACGCCGTCTTGGTCGCATCGTTCTTTACGTTTGTCGGCACCATGCTCTCAACCAGCTTTGGCGTGTACCTGATTTCGGCCGTTGAACTCAATGTCCCCGACGGCACACCCGGCCTCACGCTTCTGCTTGCGGCGCTGCTGGCGGCCGGCGCATGGGGAATCCTGTGTTGGTGGCGGGGCCTTCCAATTTCGTCAACACATGCACTGATTTCCGCGCTGGCCGGGGCCAGCGGCGCTTCGGCTTTCCTGGGCGACGACGGGGTTCACGATTCCTTGCGCATGCTCTTCGGCGGCGTATTGCTCCCGCTGGTCTTCACCCCGCTGGTTGCCTTTGCCTTTTCCTACCTGCTGGTGGTTCCGGCCACCTGGCTGGTGCGGCATTCGAGCGCCGCCGACGTCAACGGGGTTTCCCGGGCCGGTCAGGCAGTTGCCGCCTGTGCGGTGGCATTGGGCCACGGCATCCAGGACGGACAGCGCACCGGAGCCATGCTCACCTTGACCCTGGTGACCGCCCACGCGGCCCAACCCGGGTCGATCATGCTCGGCACGCAGCTGCTTGGGGCCACGTTCCTGTCGGCCGGCGTGCTCTTTGGCGGCTGGCGCATCGCCCACACCATTGCCTACCGGCTGGTGAGCCTTGATCCTCTGCGCGGAATGATCGCCCAGTCCGTGTCCGCGACCATGCTCTTCCTTGGCGCCATGGTCTTCCATCTGCCGTTGTCCACCACGCAGGCCGTCACCAGCTCCATTGTTGGAGCCGGCGCCAACCAGCGTTTCGAATCCGTCATTTGGCGTAACGTGAACCGGGTGCTGAGGCACTGGGTGGCGACCCCCGTGGTGTGTGCATTGCTGGCCGGGGTCCTCCTCCTGGCCATGCACCCGTTGCTCGGCTGA
- a CDS encoding PadR family transcriptional regulator, whose amino-acid sequence MDTTQLLKGVLDVAVLAVVREEDGYGYDIVRRLRAAGLAEIGDASVYGTLRRLYAAGALSTYVVPSEGGPNRKYYAIKAEGIAMLDEQRETWNEFAALFSALINQQPPSAVAASRNGSN is encoded by the coding sequence GTGGACACCACGCAATTGCTCAAGGGAGTGCTGGACGTCGCGGTATTGGCCGTGGTCCGCGAGGAAGACGGCTACGGCTATGACATCGTCAGGCGCCTGCGCGCCGCGGGACTCGCGGAGATCGGCGACGCCTCGGTGTACGGGACACTGCGCCGGCTCTACGCCGCGGGGGCGCTCTCAACGTACGTGGTGCCCTCCGAGGGCGGGCCCAACCGCAAGTACTACGCGATCAAGGCGGAGGGAATCGCCATGCTTGATGAGCAGCGGGAAACCTGGAACGAGTTTGCCGCGCTGTTCTCCGCATTGATCAACCAACAACCGCCATCGGCAGTCGCCGCGAGCCGGAACGGATCCAACTGA
- the pstB gene encoding phosphate ABC transporter ATP-binding protein PstB, whose amino-acid sequence MSKRIDVKDLNVYYSKFLAVEDVNIEIEAKSVTAFIGPSGCGKSTFLRTLNRMHEVIPGGRVEGEVLLDGDNLYESGVDPVTVRSQIGMVFQRPNPFPTMSIKDNVLAGVKLNGKKISRSDADDLVEKSLRGANLWNEVKDRLDKPGSGLSGGQQQRLCIARTIAVKPQVILMDEPCSALDPISTLAIEDLINELKSEFTVVIVTHNMQQAARVSDKTAFFNIAGTGKPGKLIEYADTATIFSNPSVKATEDYVSGRFG is encoded by the coding sequence ATGTCCAAGCGCATCGACGTCAAAGACCTCAACGTCTACTACTCCAAGTTCCTGGCCGTGGAAGACGTGAACATAGAAATCGAAGCCAAGTCCGTGACGGCCTTCATCGGCCCGTCCGGCTGCGGCAAGTCGACCTTCCTGCGCACGCTGAACCGCATGCACGAGGTCATCCCCGGCGGCCGCGTCGAGGGCGAGGTGCTGCTCGACGGCGACAACCTCTACGAAAGCGGCGTCGACCCGGTGACCGTGCGCAGCCAGATCGGCATGGTCTTCCAGCGCCCGAACCCGTTCCCGACCATGTCCATCAAGGACAACGTGCTCGCCGGGGTGAAGCTCAACGGCAAGAAGATTTCCCGTTCCGACGCCGATGACCTGGTGGAGAAGTCCCTGCGTGGCGCAAACCTCTGGAACGAGGTCAAGGACCGCCTGGACAAGCCCGGATCGGGCCTCTCCGGCGGCCAACAGCAGCGCCTGTGCATCGCCCGCACCATTGCGGTGAAGCCCCAGGTGATCCTGATGGACGAGCCGTGCTCGGCGCTGGACCCGATCTCCACCTTGGCCATTGAAGACCTGATCAACGAGCTCAAGAGCGAGTTCACCGTGGTGATCGTGACGCACAATATGCAGCAGGCCGCGCGTGTGAGCGACAAGACCGCGTTCTTCAACATCGCAGGCACCGGCAAGCCGGGCAAGCTGATCGAATACGCGGACACCGCGACGATCTTCTCCAACCCGTCGGTCAAGGCCACCGAGGACTACGTCTCGGGCCGCTTCGGATAA
- the pstA gene encoding phosphate ABC transporter permease PstA: MSATTAKQTKNDVPGVPDKTPKTPKAPLARRRNSLAKGHLPRFAVPAIAAGSLVLGAAASTLTGFSVASLAIYTAVIFVVAAAVTTTAVEGPRRGKNALATYLVYGAFLLALIPLASVLFTVLQKGLPGINMHFLFHSMNGITGAVDNASVENGTPVLGGAYHAVIGTLLITLWATVISVPVGMLTAIYLVEYGKNGPLARAITFFVDVMTGIPSIVAGLFATALFAVLFGPTARMGIVAAVALSVLMIPTVVRSTEEMLKIVPNELREAAYALGVRKWRTVVKVVIPTAISGIASGVTLAIARVIGETAPILVTAGLANNINVNVFANWMATLPTFIYYQILAPTSPTNVDPSIQRAWAAALLLIVMVMVLNLGARLVANLFAPKKGR; this comes from the coding sequence ATGAGTGCCACAACAGCCAAGCAGACCAAGAACGACGTTCCCGGCGTGCCGGACAAGACCCCCAAGACCCCCAAGGCGCCGCTGGCGCGCAGGCGCAACTCGCTGGCCAAGGGCCACCTGCCGCGCTTCGCGGTTCCGGCCATCGCCGCCGGTTCGCTGGTGCTTGGCGCCGCGGCCTCGACGCTCACCGGGTTCTCGGTGGCGTCGCTGGCGATCTACACCGCCGTCATCTTCGTTGTCGCCGCCGCCGTCACCACCACCGCGGTGGAAGGCCCGCGCCGCGGCAAGAACGCCCTGGCCACCTACCTGGTCTACGGCGCGTTCCTGCTGGCGCTGATCCCGTTGGCAAGCGTACTGTTCACGGTGCTGCAAAAGGGCCTGCCGGGCATCAACATGCACTTCCTGTTCCACTCCATGAACGGGATCACCGGCGCCGTCGACAACGCCAGCGTCGAGAACGGCACCCCGGTGCTGGGCGGCGCGTACCACGCGGTCATCGGCACCCTGCTGATCACCCTGTGGGCCACCGTCATCTCCGTGCCGGTCGGCATGCTGACGGCCATCTACCTGGTCGAATACGGCAAGAACGGCCCGCTGGCCCGCGCCATCACCTTCTTCGTTGACGTCATGACGGGCATCCCCTCGATCGTCGCCGGCCTGTTCGCCACTGCGCTCTTCGCGGTGCTCTTCGGCCCGACCGCCCGCATGGGCATCGTCGCAGCTGTCGCCCTGAGCGTGCTGATGATTCCGACGGTGGTTCGCTCCACCGAGGAAATGCTTAAGATCGTCCCGAACGAGCTGCGCGAGGCCGCCTACGCGCTGGGCGTGCGCAAATGGCGCACCGTGGTGAAGGTTGTCATCCCCACGGCGATCTCCGGCATCGCCTCCGGCGTCACCCTGGCCATCGCCCGCGTTATCGGCGAAACGGCACCGATCCTGGTGACGGCCGGCCTGGCCAACAACATCAACGTGAACGTTTTCGCCAACTGGATGGCCACCCTGCCGACCTTCATCTACTACCAGATCCTCGCGCCGACCTCCCCGACGAACGTCGACCCGTCGATCCAGCGCGCCTGGGCCGCAGCCTTGCTGCTGATCGTCATGGTCATGGTGCTGAACCTCGGCGCCCGCCTGGTCGCAAACCTGTTCGCCCCCAAGAAGGGCCGTTGA
- the pstC gene encoding phosphate ABC transporter permease subunit PstC, whose translation MTTNALRRKGSNGQAGDKIFSGATLGAGILILLTLFAVALFLFIQALPTFSADPALITGGEGFASYIFPIVIGTVIAAGIALLIATPVGIAVALFISHYAPRKLAAGLGYVIDLLAAIPSVIYGAWGYLVLAPALVPAYQWLAENLGFIPIFGGPASQTGKTILTAGIVLAVMILPIITSLSREIFLQTPKLHEEAALALGATRWEMVTMSVLPFARPGIISAVMLGLGRALGETMAVALVLSTGALIPSIIKSGNQTIAAEIALNFPEAFGLRLSELIAAGLVLFVITLVVNMIARAIIARHKEFSGAN comes from the coding sequence ATGACCACCAACGCGCTACGGCGCAAAGGATCCAACGGGCAGGCCGGAGACAAGATCTTCTCCGGCGCCACGCTCGGCGCGGGCATCCTCATCCTCCTCACTCTTTTCGCTGTGGCGTTGTTCCTGTTCATCCAGGCGCTGCCGACCTTCTCCGCCGACCCGGCGCTGATCACCGGCGGCGAAGGGTTCGCCAGCTACATCTTCCCGATCGTCATCGGCACCGTGATCGCCGCGGGCATTGCGCTGCTGATCGCCACCCCGGTGGGCATCGCGGTCGCGCTGTTCATCTCCCACTACGCGCCGCGCAAGTTGGCCGCGGGCCTGGGCTACGTGATCGACCTGCTGGCAGCGATCCCGTCGGTCATCTACGGTGCCTGGGGCTACCTGGTGCTGGCCCCGGCGCTGGTTCCCGCCTACCAGTGGCTGGCCGAGAACCTGGGATTCATCCCGATCTTCGGTGGCCCCGCCTCGCAGACGGGCAAGACCATCCTGACCGCCGGCATCGTGCTTGCCGTGATGATCCTGCCGATCATCACTTCGCTGAGCCGCGAAATCTTCCTGCAGACACCCAAGCTCCACGAGGAAGCCGCGCTCGCCTTGGGCGCGACCCGCTGGGAAATGGTCACCATGTCGGTGCTGCCCTTCGCCCGCCCCGGCATCATCTCGGCAGTCATGCTGGGCCTGGGCCGCGCACTGGGTGAAACGATGGCCGTGGCACTGGTGCTCTCCACCGGCGCGCTGATTCCCTCGATCATCAAGTCCGGCAACCAGACCATCGCCGCGGAAATCGCCCTGAACTTCCCCGAAGCCTTCGGCCTGCGACTTTCCGAACTAATCGCCGCCGGCCTGGTGCTCTTTGTCATCACCCTGGTGGTCAACATGATTGCCCGGGCCATCATCGCCCGCCACAAGGAATTCTCGGGAGCGAACTGA
- the pstS gene encoding phosphate ABC transporter substrate-binding protein PstS — translation MKLNRIGSAAAVLTVAALALTACGSDSPTATAGTSASTGGAAAGAVSGTLTGSGASSQKSAMEAWKAGFEAANAGTMVQYSPDGSGAGRKAFLAGGAQFAGSDAYLATEEIEASKSICGPEGAFDVPAYVSPIAVAFNLPGVESLNMDAATIAKIFKLEITKWNDPAIAAANPGVELPDTAITVVHRNDESGTTENFVDYLSQAAKDVWTYDVSGDWPTELASENAKGTSGVVATTTGTVGAITYADHSAVGKLGTANVKVGEDYTKISSEAAAKAVEAATPVTGRGAQDIALDLKRDSAESGTYPIILVSYHIFCSSYKDQATVDLVKSFGKYVLSDAGQKEAATSSGSAPLSSKMSEAAIKSVESIKVGS, via the coding sequence GTGAAGCTCAATCGCATTGGCAGCGCGGCTGCTGTCCTTACCGTAGCCGCACTGGCACTGACCGCGTGTGGTTCGGACAGCCCGACCGCCACGGCAGGAACCAGCGCCTCCACCGGAGGCGCAGCCGCCGGTGCGGTTTCCGGCACGCTCACCGGTAGCGGTGCTTCCTCGCAGAAGTCGGCCATGGAAGCCTGGAAGGCCGGCTTCGAAGCCGCCAATGCCGGCACCATGGTCCAGTACTCCCCGGACGGCTCCGGCGCCGGGCGCAAGGCCTTCCTGGCCGGCGGCGCGCAGTTCGCCGGCTCGGACGCCTACCTGGCGACCGAAGAGATCGAAGCCTCCAAGAGCATCTGCGGACCCGAGGGCGCATTCGACGTTCCGGCCTACGTTTCCCCGATCGCCGTGGCCTTCAACCTGCCGGGCGTCGAATCGCTGAACATGGACGCGGCAACCATCGCCAAGATCTTCAAGCTGGAGATCACCAAGTGGAACGACCCGGCCATCGCCGCGGCCAACCCGGGCGTGGAGCTTCCGGACACCGCAATCACCGTGGTGCACCGCAATGACGAGTCCGGCACGACCGAGAACTTCGTCGACTACCTGTCGCAGGCCGCCAAGGACGTCTGGACCTATGACGTCAGCGGCGACTGGCCCACCGAGCTGGCAAGCGAAAACGCCAAGGGCACCTCCGGCGTTGTCGCAACCACCACCGGCACCGTCGGCGCCATCACCTACGCCGACCACTCGGCCGTGGGCAAGCTGGGCACCGCCAACGTGAAGGTCGGCGAGGACTACACCAAGATCTCCTCGGAGGCCGCAGCAAAGGCCGTCGAGGCCGCCACCCCGGTCACCGGCCGCGGTGCACAGGACATCGCGCTGGACCTGAAGCGCGACTCCGCCGAATCGGGCACCTACCCGATCATCCTGGTTTCGTACCACATCTTCTGCTCCAGCTACAAGGACCAGGCCACCGTGGACCTGGTCAAGAGCTTCGGCAAGTACGTCCTCTCCGACGCCGGACAGAAGGAAGCAGCAACTTCCTCGGGCAGCGCCCCGCTCTCCAGCAAGATGAGCGAAGCCGCCATCAAGTCCGTCGAATCCATCAAGGTCGGCTCCTAG
- a CDS encoding FUSC family protein has translation MGVKSSIATSWGFIKRRNRVGMRRAQTSMPKIIQMTLCAILAYWIAERVLGHEDPIFAATSALLALGFGTQTTLRRTMEVAIGCTLGVAVGDLMLTVLGTGLWQAATVLFLSLTIARYLDSGPIFTTQLGLQSLLVVLLPIGEAGPFARSLDAVVGSVCALLILMILPRDPRRTPMADLGKLLNELSGVLQDCGRAVSTSDSRLAFHALIRARATQPLMDALPGALDLAREVATLAPAHRRHRSDIGRLVVTAEKTDLAVRNARVLARRLTTVIDNAALSDRGVETVAGLLTELAEAVDALGHAVLEPTESGYSRAISRAKRELSDCAARLDPRSLHVSGLQGEGMVLLLRPLVVDLLEATGTLHEDAAALLPRL, from the coding sequence ATGGGCGTGAAGAGTTCAATTGCCACCAGCTGGGGCTTTATCAAGCGTCGCAACCGGGTCGGTATGCGCAGGGCACAAACGTCCATGCCAAAAATCATCCAGATGACCCTGTGCGCGATCCTGGCCTACTGGATTGCCGAACGCGTACTGGGGCACGAGGATCCCATCTTTGCCGCGACCAGCGCCCTTCTCGCGCTGGGCTTCGGCACCCAAACCACACTGCGGCGCACCATGGAGGTGGCGATCGGCTGCACGCTGGGCGTGGCCGTCGGCGACCTGATGCTCACCGTCCTGGGAACCGGCCTCTGGCAGGCCGCCACCGTCCTGTTCCTTTCCCTGACGATCGCCCGCTACCTGGACTCAGGGCCCATCTTCACCACACAGCTGGGCCTGCAATCGCTGCTTGTGGTCCTGCTTCCCATCGGCGAGGCGGGCCCGTTCGCCAGGTCGCTGGACGCCGTGGTGGGCTCGGTCTGCGCCCTGCTGATCCTGATGATCCTGCCGCGCGATCCCCGGCGGACCCCCATGGCCGACCTCGGAAAGCTCCTGAACGAGCTCTCCGGCGTGCTCCAGGATTGCGGGCGCGCGGTCAGCACCTCCGATTCCAGGCTCGCCTTCCATGCCCTGATCCGCGCCCGCGCCACGCAGCCGCTCATGGACGCGCTGCCCGGCGCGCTTGACCTTGCCCGGGAAGTCGCCACCCTGGCGCCGGCCCACCGTCGACACCGTTCGGACATCGGCAGGCTCGTGGTGACCGCCGAGAAAACCGACTTGGCGGTGAGAAACGCCAGGGTCCTGGCCCGCCGCCTCACCACCGTGATCGACAACGCAGCGTTGAGCGACAGGGGCGTGGAGACGGTCGCCGGCCTGCTGACCGAACTCGCGGAGGCCGTCGATGCGCTGGGCCACGCGGTCCTCGAACCGACGGAATCGGGATACTCCCGCGCCATTTCGCGGGCCAAGCGCGAGCTGTCCGATTGCGCCGCCCGGCTGGACCCCAGGTCGCTGCATGTCAGCGGCCTGCAGGGCGAAGGCATGGTGCTCTTGCTGCGCCCCTTGGTCGTCGACCTGCTCGAGGCGACGGGAACCCTGCACGAGGATGCGGCGGCGCTGCTCCCCCGCCTCTAG